A genomic stretch from Streptomyces venezuelae ATCC 10712 includes:
- a CDS encoding response regulator transcription factor codes for MTTIRVVVADDQELVRSGFAMILDAQPDIEVVAEAGDGAAAVEAVRRHAPDVALLDIRMPGTDGIEACRTIGAESGCRTVILTTFDTDAYVYEALHAGASGFLLKDVRRDDLVHAVRVVAAGDSLLAPSVARRLVEQYTAGGPRRTAPDPRLDVLTGRERETLLLLARGLSNAEIAAELVVSDHTVKTHVGNVLAKLGLRDRIQAVICAYETGLVAAGSPPPGGGTGRGPSPAPVRN; via the coding sequence ATGACGACGATCCGGGTGGTGGTCGCGGACGACCAGGAACTGGTCCGGAGCGGCTTCGCGATGATCCTGGACGCGCAGCCGGACATCGAGGTGGTCGCGGAGGCCGGGGACGGGGCGGCGGCGGTGGAGGCGGTGCGCCGGCACGCGCCGGACGTGGCCCTGCTCGACATCCGGATGCCCGGGACGGACGGCATCGAGGCCTGCCGGACGATCGGGGCGGAGTCCGGCTGCCGCACCGTGATCCTGACGACCTTCGACACCGACGCGTACGTGTACGAGGCGCTGCACGCGGGCGCGAGCGGCTTCCTCCTCAAGGACGTGCGGCGGGACGATCTGGTGCACGCGGTACGGGTGGTGGCGGCGGGCGACTCGCTGCTGGCGCCGTCGGTGGCCCGGCGGCTGGTGGAGCAGTACACGGCGGGCGGACCGCGCAGGACCGCCCCCGACCCCCGGCTCGACGTGCTGACGGGCCGCGAGCGGGAGACGCTGCTGCTGCTCGCGCGCGGTCTGTCCAACGCGGAGATCGCGGCGGAGCTGGTCGTCAGCGACCACACGGTGAAGACCCACGTGGGGAACGTGCTCGCCAAACTGGGCCTGCGGGACCGGATCCAGGCGGTGATCTGCGCGTACGAGACGGGTCTCGTCGCGGCGGGCTCTCCCCCGCCCGGGGGAGGCACGGGGCGCGGCCCCTCCCCCGCGCCGGTGAGGAACTGA
- a CDS encoding sensor histidine kinase, translated as MPARGDVRARWERARAWSAANPWTVDLGIALLVQAAMTMPFVVPRPPELEPATWPAYGLTTLTVLPLVWRRRAPLAVLLAIMAASALYKLALEGPGQPLPYTGLVSVYTVAVLSVPWKRLLTAGLMLVAVPVSVWINTRSARELTFSLFVFGAAYAFGRLQDARQRAHRIEAEQAAARERARIAREMHDILSHAVSLMIVQAEAGPVAMRTAPERAEAAFDAISETGREAMTQLRQMLGLLREGPEGAAPREPQPDLAGIPELVERVRASGLAVSYTTEGGVRALPAATGSGVYRIVQEALTNVVKHAGARTAEVRLARADGVLRVTVTDDGRGPGAAGTGGHGLTGIRERAAAHGGTATTGPGPDGRGFEVRVLLPVPSTAEVGR; from the coding sequence ATGCCGGCACGGGGGGACGTACGGGCACGGTGGGAGCGGGCGCGGGCCTGGAGCGCGGCGAACCCGTGGACGGTGGACCTGGGGATCGCGCTGTTGGTGCAGGCGGCGATGACGATGCCGTTCGTGGTGCCGCGCCCGCCGGAGCTCGAACCGGCGACCTGGCCGGCGTACGGGCTGACGACGCTCACCGTGCTGCCGCTCGTCTGGCGCCGGCGCGCACCGCTCGCCGTGCTGCTCGCGATCATGGCGGCGAGCGCGCTGTACAAGCTGGCCCTCGAGGGGCCGGGGCAGCCCCTGCCGTACACCGGGCTGGTCAGCGTCTACACGGTCGCGGTCCTCTCGGTCCCGTGGAAGCGGCTCCTGACGGCGGGGCTGATGCTGGTCGCGGTACCGGTGTCGGTGTGGATCAACACCCGGTCGGCACGTGAACTGACCTTCTCGCTCTTCGTGTTCGGCGCCGCCTACGCCTTCGGCCGGCTCCAGGACGCCCGGCAGCGCGCCCACCGGATCGAGGCGGAGCAGGCCGCCGCCCGCGAACGGGCCAGGATCGCCCGGGAGATGCACGACATCCTGTCGCACGCGGTGAGCCTGATGATCGTGCAGGCGGAGGCGGGGCCGGTGGCGATGCGGACGGCGCCGGAGCGCGCGGAGGCCGCGTTCGACGCGATCTCGGAGACCGGCCGGGAGGCGATGACCCAGCTGCGGCAGATGCTGGGGCTGCTGCGGGAGGGGCCCGAGGGCGCCGCGCCCCGGGAGCCGCAGCCGGACCTCGCGGGCATCCCCGAGCTGGTGGAGCGGGTGCGGGCCAGCGGCCTGGCCGTCTCGTACACCACCGAGGGCGGGGTACGGGCGCTGCCCGCGGCGACCGGCTCCGGCGTCTACCGGATCGTCCAGGAGGCCCTGACGAACGTGGTCAAGCACGCGGGCGCCCGCACGGCCGAGGTCCGGCTCGCCCGGGCGGACGGCGTCCTGCGGGTCACCGTGACCGACGACGGACGCGGCCCCGGGGCGGCCGGCACCGGCGGGCACGGGCTGACGGGCATCCGGGAGCGGGCCGCCGCGCACGGCGGGACGGCGACCACCGGCCCGGGTCCGGACGGCCGGGGGTTCGAGGTGCGGGTGCTGCTCCCCGTACCCTCCACGGCGGAGGTGGGGAGATGA
- a CDS encoding SAM-dependent methyltransferase, giving the protein MNDRIRTDIAHNARVWNYWLGGKDNYPVDRAVGDQVTGFYPSIGEVARADRAFLGRAVTLLAAEHGVRQFLDIGTGLPTADNTHEVAQRAAADARIVYVDNDPIVLTHARALLTSAPEGITEYVDADAHDPEKIVAAAGATLDLSRPVAVMMLGILNFVLDTDEARSIVRTLMDAVPAGSYLVLTHPTLEPELGGEGNKDAMAFWNENATPPITARSRAEFASFFDGLDLLDPGIVSCSRWRPASGESAVVAQFGAVGRKP; this is encoded by the coding sequence ATGAACGACCGGATCCGCACCGACATCGCCCACAACGCCCGGGTGTGGAACTACTGGCTGGGCGGCAAGGACAACTACCCGGTCGACCGGGCGGTCGGTGACCAGGTCACCGGCTTCTACCCCAGCATCGGCGAAGTGGCCCGGGCGGACCGGGCGTTCCTCGGGCGGGCCGTGACGCTCCTCGCCGCCGAGCACGGCGTACGGCAGTTCCTCGACATCGGTACGGGGCTGCCCACCGCGGACAACACCCACGAGGTGGCCCAGCGGGCCGCGGCCGACGCCCGGATCGTCTACGTGGACAACGACCCGATCGTCCTCACCCACGCCCGCGCGCTGCTGACCAGCGCACCGGAAGGGATCACCGAGTACGTCGACGCCGACGCGCACGACCCGGAGAAGATCGTCGCGGCGGCCGGAGCGACCCTCGACCTTTCCCGGCCGGTGGCCGTGATGATGCTCGGCATCCTCAACTTCGTCCTGGACACGGACGAGGCCCGGTCGATCGTCCGCACCCTGATGGACGCCGTACCGGCCGGCAGCTACCTGGTGCTGACCCACCCCACGCTGGAGCCCGAGCTCGGCGGCGAGGGAAACAAGGACGCCATGGCCTTCTGGAACGAGAACGCCACCCCGCCGATCACCGCCCGCAGCCGCGCCGAGTTCGCCTCCTTCTTCGACGGCCTCGACCTCCTGGACCCGGGCATCGTCTCCTGCTCGCGCTGGCGCCCCGCGTCCGGGGAGAGCGCCGTGGTCGCGCAGTTCGGCGCGGTGGGCCGCAAGCCGTAA
- a CDS encoding glycerophosphodiester phosphodiesterase, with translation MDSDTFRDPSAVKAAEATAPVTVVAHRGDPYRVRENTLRSIASAVERGADAVEVDVRLTKDGVPVLLHDDTLKRLWGHDRPLSALTYEQAGELTYGGIPTLREALLTAGEKRLMLDLPGGNEDSVRAIVRTVRECGAGERVYYCAGAVAMLQVRAADPAAEIALTWTSLAPPRPVLLDAVRPRWLNYRFGLVSRELTERLHRDGLLVSAWTADTPRTMRKLIRNGVDSITTNRVDTLAAVLRKAHP, from the coding sequence ATGGACTCCGACACCTTCAGGGACCCGTCCGCCGTGAAAGCCGCCGAGGCCACGGCCCCCGTCACCGTCGTGGCGCATCGGGGCGACCCGTACCGCGTCCGGGAGAACACGCTCCGCTCGATCGCCTCGGCGGTCGAGCGGGGCGCGGACGCCGTCGAGGTCGACGTCCGGCTGACGAAGGACGGGGTGCCGGTCCTGCTGCACGACGACACCCTGAAGCGCCTGTGGGGACACGACCGGCCCCTCTCCGCCCTCACGTACGAGCAGGCCGGCGAGCTGACGTACGGCGGGATCCCGACCCTGCGGGAGGCGCTGCTCACCGCCGGCGAGAAGCGGCTGATGCTCGACCTGCCCGGCGGGAACGAGGACTCGGTCCGCGCGATCGTCCGTACGGTCCGCGAGTGCGGCGCCGGGGAGCGCGTCTACTACTGCGCCGGGGCCGTCGCCATGCTCCAGGTGCGCGCCGCCGACCCGGCCGCCGAGATCGCCCTGACCTGGACCTCGCTCGCCCCGCCGCGCCCGGTGCTGCTCGACGCGGTCCGGCCGCGATGGCTCAACTACCGCTTCGGACTGGTGAGTCGGGAGCTGACGGAGCGGCTGCACCGGGACGGTCTGCTCGTCTCGGCCTGGACCGCGGACACCCCCCGCACCATGCGTAAGCTGATCAGGAACGGCGTCGACTCGATCACCACGAACCGCGTCGACACCCTCGCCGCCGTGCTGCGAAAGGCCCACCCATGA
- a CDS encoding adenosine deaminase — protein sequence MTDLHPFIAGLPKAELHVHHVGSASPRIVAELAARHPDSKVPTDPEALTDYFTFTDFAHFIDVYLSVVDLVRTPEDVRLLTFEVARDMARQNIRYAELTITPYSSTRRGIDERAFMAAIEDARKSAEAEFGTVLRWCFDIPGEAGLVSAEETARLATTDGLRPEGLVSFGLGGPEIGVPRPQFKPFFDRARAAGLHSVPHAGETTGPQTVWDAINDLGAERIGHGTSSVQDPALLAHLAEHRIALEVCPTSNIATRAVATLDEHPIRQMVDAGVLVTVNSDDPPMFGTDLNTEYAVAARLLGLDERGVAALAKNAVEASFLDAAGKARIADEIDAYTDNWLAR from the coding sequence ATGACCGACCTCCATCCCTTCATCGCCGGCCTCCCCAAGGCCGAGCTCCATGTGCACCACGTCGGCTCCGCCTCGCCCCGGATCGTCGCCGAGCTGGCGGCCCGGCACCCCGACTCCAAGGTCCCCACGGACCCCGAGGCGCTGACCGACTACTTCACCTTCACCGACTTCGCGCACTTCATCGACGTCTACCTGTCGGTCGTCGACCTGGTCCGCACCCCCGAGGACGTCCGGCTGCTGACCTTCGAGGTCGCCCGTGACATGGCCCGGCAGAACATCCGGTACGCCGAGCTGACCATCACCCCGTACTCCTCCACCCGCCGCGGTATCGACGAGCGCGCCTTCATGGCGGCCATCGAGGACGCCCGCAAGTCGGCGGAGGCCGAGTTCGGCACCGTCCTGCGCTGGTGCTTCGACATCCCCGGCGAGGCCGGTCTGGTGTCCGCCGAGGAGACCGCCCGTCTCGCCACCACCGACGGGCTGCGCCCCGAGGGCCTGGTCTCCTTCGGCCTGGGCGGCCCGGAGATCGGCGTGCCGCGTCCGCAGTTCAAGCCGTTCTTCGACCGGGCCCGGGCGGCCGGCCTGCACTCCGTCCCGCACGCGGGCGAGACGACCGGCCCGCAGACGGTCTGGGACGCGATCAACGACCTGGGCGCCGAGCGCATCGGCCACGGCACCAGCTCGGTGCAGGACCCGGCGCTCCTCGCCCACCTGGCGGAGCACCGGATCGCCCTGGAGGTCTGCCCGACCTCGAACATCGCCACCCGGGCCGTCGCCACCCTCGACGAGCACCCGATCCGGCAGATGGTGGACGCCGGGGTGCTCGTCACGGTGAACAGCGACGACCCGCCGATGTTCGGCACCGACCTCAACACCGAGTACGCGGTCGCCGCCCGTCTCCTGGGTCTGGACGAGCGCGGTGTCGCCGCCCTCGCCAAGAACGCGGTGGAGGCCTCGTTCCTCGACGCGGCCGGGAAGGCCCGGATCGCCGACGAGATCGACGCGTACACCGACAACTGGCTCGCGCGCTGA
- a CDS encoding DUF4190 domain-containing protein, with translation MSDNRDQSRGGYDPTDPWAPPNRDGVELSKPAEPSPAPVHDQQTVTSMPLTPEPGGAVPPPPVAPGGPAATPGAYGYPAADTSAGYGYPAPAAAGPASGGYGHAGYPSYGGGYPGQPGWQQPASNGMGTAAMVLGIVAVAGFCLYGLGVILGILALIFGIIGIKKVGRGEATNRGMAVAGIVLGSIGIVVSAVFLGFVIWAIAQDSSSFDDSGYDDDPFASVLQIERDGA, from the coding sequence ATGTCTGACAACCGAGACCAGTCGCGGGGCGGATACGACCCGACGGACCCGTGGGCTCCGCCGAACCGCGACGGGGTGGAACTGAGCAAGCCGGCGGAGCCGTCGCCCGCGCCGGTGCACGACCAGCAGACCGTGACGTCCATGCCGCTGACGCCCGAGCCGGGCGGCGCGGTGCCGCCGCCACCGGTGGCGCCCGGCGGCCCGGCGGCCACGCCCGGCGCGTACGGCTACCCGGCGGCGGACACCTCCGCCGGCTACGGCTACCCCGCCCCGGCCGCCGCGGGCCCGGCGTCCGGAGGCTACGGCCATGCCGGATACCCGTCCTACGGCGGCGGCTACCCGGGCCAGCCCGGCTGGCAGCAGCCCGCGTCCAACGGCATGGGGACGGCCGCGATGGTGCTCGGCATCGTCGCCGTGGCCGGCTTCTGCCTGTACGGCCTGGGCGTGATCCTCGGCATCCTGGCGCTGATCTTCGGCATCATCGGCATCAAGAAGGTCGGCCGGGGCGAGGCGACCAACCGGGGCATGGCGGTCGCGGGCATCGTGCTCGGCTCGATCGGCATCGTGGTCAGCGCCGTCTTCCTGGGCTTCGTCATCTGGGCGATCGCCCAGGACTCGTCGTCCTTCGACGACTCCGGCTACGACGACGACCCGTTCGCCTCGGTCCTGCAGATCGAGCGCGACGGCGCCTGA
- a CDS encoding NADAR family protein — protein MITVESLIQQVNTGDRVKWLHFWGHRPHPDGRLSASCLSQWWPAPFVVDGVSYATAEHWMMAAKARLFGDAEAERAALRAATPAEAKKAGRLVRGFDDVVWERERFGIVVEGSVHKFSSDEALRAYLLGTGGRVLVEASPLDRVWGIGLAADDPRAHDPARWRGLNLLGFALMEARERLLSGG, from the coding sequence ATGATCACGGTCGAGTCGCTGATACAGCAGGTCAACACGGGTGACAGAGTGAAGTGGCTGCATTTCTGGGGCCACCGTCCGCACCCGGACGGCCGCCTCTCGGCGAGCTGCCTCAGCCAGTGGTGGCCGGCCCCCTTCGTCGTCGACGGCGTGTCGTACGCGACGGCCGAGCACTGGATGATGGCGGCCAAGGCCCGCCTCTTCGGGGACGCCGAGGCCGAGCGCGCCGCGCTCCGGGCCGCCACCCCCGCGGAGGCCAAGAAGGCGGGCCGGCTGGTCCGGGGCTTCGACGACGTGGTGTGGGAGCGGGAGCGCTTCGGGATCGTCGTCGAGGGCAGCGTCCACAAGTTCTCCTCGGACGAGGCCCTGCGCGCGTATCTCCTGGGCACCGGCGGCCGGGTCCTGGTGGAGGCGAGCCCGCTGGACCGGGTGTGGGGCATCGGCCTCGCGGCCGACGACCCCCGCGCCCATGACCCGGCCCGCTGGCGCGGCCTGAACCTGCTGGGCTTCGCCCTGATGGAGGCCAGGGAGCGGCTGCTGTCGGGCGGGTGA
- a CDS encoding gamma-aminobutyraldehyde dehydrogenase produces MGNRFQVTDRFADGAQYIGGRLRAGTSGQEHSVIDPATGESVYTYALASTADVDEAVAAAKAAFPGWAGATPGERSDALHRFAAVLAERAEDFARVESLQCGKPLKLTTEFDVPGTVDNAAFFAGAARHLQGQSAAEYSGDHTSYIRREPIGVVGSIAPWNYPLQMAAWKILPAVAAGNTIVLKPAELTPLTSLMFAQAATDAGIPDGVINIVNGAGRTVGEHLVGHPDVVMTSFTGSTPVGKRVAEIATATVKRLHLELGGKAPFVVFDDADLEAAAHGAVAASLINSGQDCTAATRAYVQRPLFDAFVARVAELMETVRIGDPFAPTTDLGPLISHVHRDRVAGFVERARGYATVVTGGEAPGGDLKDGAYYRPTLITGAAQDSEVVQSEIFGPVLVALPFDSDDEGIRLANDTPYGLAASAWSRDVYRANRATREIKAGCVWVNDHIPIISEMPHGGTKASGYGKDMSAYSFEEYTQVKHVMYDNTAVAAKDWHRTIFGDR; encoded by the coding sequence ATGGGCAACCGCTTCCAGGTGACGGACCGCTTCGCGGACGGCGCACAGTACATCGGCGGGCGGCTCCGGGCCGGAACCTCCGGTCAGGAACACAGCGTGATCGATCCGGCGACCGGGGAGAGCGTGTACACCTACGCGCTCGCCTCCACCGCCGACGTCGACGAGGCCGTCGCCGCCGCCAAGGCCGCCTTCCCCGGCTGGGCGGGCGCCACCCCCGGCGAGCGCTCCGACGCCCTGCACCGCTTCGCCGCCGTGCTCGCCGAGCGGGCGGAGGACTTCGCCCGCGTCGAGTCCCTCCAGTGCGGCAAGCCGCTCAAGCTCACCACCGAGTTCGACGTACCCGGCACCGTCGACAACGCCGCCTTCTTCGCGGGAGCCGCCCGACACCTCCAGGGCCAGTCCGCCGCCGAGTACAGCGGCGACCACACCTCGTACATCCGCCGCGAGCCGATCGGCGTCGTCGGCTCCATCGCCCCCTGGAACTACCCCCTCCAGATGGCCGCCTGGAAGATCCTCCCGGCCGTCGCGGCCGGGAACACGATCGTCCTCAAGCCCGCCGAGCTCACCCCGCTGACCTCCCTGATGTTCGCGCAGGCGGCGACCGACGCCGGCATCCCGGACGGCGTGATCAACATCGTCAACGGCGCCGGGAGGACCGTCGGCGAACACCTCGTCGGCCACCCCGACGTCGTCATGACCTCCTTCACCGGCTCCACCCCGGTCGGCAAGCGGGTCGCCGAGATCGCCACCGCCACCGTGAAGCGGCTCCACCTGGAACTCGGCGGCAAGGCCCCCTTCGTGGTCTTCGACGACGCCGACCTGGAGGCCGCCGCACACGGAGCCGTCGCCGCCTCCCTCATCAACAGCGGCCAGGACTGCACCGCGGCCACGCGCGCGTACGTCCAGCGGCCGCTCTTCGACGCCTTCGTCGCGCGCGTGGCCGAGCTCATGGAGACCGTCCGGATCGGCGACCCCTTCGCGCCGACCACCGACCTCGGCCCGCTGATCAGCCACGTCCACCGCGACCGGGTCGCCGGCTTCGTCGAGCGGGCCCGCGGCTACGCCACCGTCGTCACCGGCGGGGAAGCACCCGGGGGAGACCTCAAGGACGGTGCGTACTATCGTCCGACGCTGATCACCGGCGCCGCTCAGGACAGCGAGGTCGTGCAGTCGGAGATCTTCGGTCCGGTGCTGGTGGCCCTGCCCTTCGACAGCGACGACGAGGGCATCCGGCTCGCCAACGACACCCCGTACGGTCTTGCCGCCTCGGCCTGGAGCCGGGACGTCTACCGGGCCAACCGAGCCACCCGGGAGATCAAGGCCGGCTGTGTCTGGGTCAACGACCACATCCCGATCATCAGCGAGATGCCCCACGGCGGCACCAAGGCATCGGGCTACGGGAAGGACATGTCGGCCTACTCCTTCGAGGAGTACACGCAGGTCAAGCATGTGATGTACGACAACACCGCGGTGGCGGCCAAGGACTGGCACCGCACGATCTTCGGGGACCGATAG
- a CDS encoding polyamine ABC transporter substrate-binding protein: MEQYEPDSLSAAQTAAIRRSLTSGRGALTRRSMLRAGGVGALTVGGFASLSACGIPPAKREGQGPASTDVSDKEKTLAFSNWTEYMDVSEDEKTRPTLEAFTRRTGIKVKYTEDINDNVEFFGKIKPQLAAGQDTGRDLICVTDWLAARIIRLGWAQKLDAANLPHAFANLSAQFRSPDWDPGRAYSYPWTGISTVIAYNAKATGGKKVDSVTQLLDDPALKGRVGFLTEMRDSVGMTLLDLGKDPGKFTDADYDAAIGRLQKGVDKKQIRRFTGNDYTSDLDKGDIAACLAWAGDVIQLQADNPDIKFSIPAAGYITSSDNLLVPAQARHKTNAERLIDHYYELPNAAQLAAYINYVCPVDGVKDELTKIDPELANNTLILPDKAMAKKSHAFRSLTSAEETAYEEKFAKLIGA; this comes from the coding sequence ATGGAGCAGTACGAGCCCGACAGCCTCTCCGCGGCGCAGACCGCGGCGATACGCCGCAGCCTGACGAGCGGCCGGGGCGCCCTCACCCGCCGTTCGATGCTGCGCGCCGGCGGCGTCGGAGCGCTCACGGTCGGCGGTTTCGCCTCCCTGAGCGCCTGTGGCATCCCGCCGGCCAAGCGGGAGGGCCAGGGGCCCGCCTCCACCGACGTCTCGGACAAGGAGAAGACCCTCGCCTTCTCCAACTGGACCGAGTACATGGACGTCAGCGAGGACGAGAAGACCCGCCCGACCCTGGAGGCCTTCACCCGGCGCACCGGGATCAAGGTCAAGTACACCGAGGACATCAACGACAACGTCGAGTTCTTCGGCAAGATCAAGCCGCAGCTCGCGGCGGGCCAGGACACCGGCCGCGACCTGATCTGCGTCACCGACTGGCTCGCCGCCCGGATCATCCGGCTCGGCTGGGCGCAGAAGCTGGACGCCGCGAACCTCCCGCACGCCTTCGCCAACCTCTCCGCCCAGTTCCGCAGCCCCGACTGGGACCCGGGCCGCGCCTACTCGTACCCGTGGACGGGCATCTCGACGGTCATCGCGTACAACGCCAAGGCGACCGGCGGGAAGAAGGTCGACTCGGTCACCCAGCTCCTCGACGACCCCGCGCTCAAGGGCCGGGTCGGCTTCCTCACCGAGATGCGCGACTCCGTCGGCATGACCCTGCTCGACCTGGGCAAGGACCCCGGGAAGTTCACGGACGCCGACTACGACGCGGCGATCGGACGCCTCCAGAAGGGCGTCGACAAGAAGCAGATCCGCCGCTTCACCGGCAACGACTACACCTCCGACCTGGACAAGGGCGACATCGCCGCCTGCCTCGCCTGGGCCGGCGACGTCATCCAGCTCCAGGCCGACAACCCGGACATCAAGTTCTCCATCCCGGCCGCCGGTTACATCACCTCCAGCGACAACCTGCTCGTCCCCGCCCAGGCCCGGCACAAGACGAACGCCGAGAGGCTCATCGACCACTACTACGAGCTGCCGAACGCCGCCCAGCTCGCCGCGTACATCAACTACGTGTGCCCCGTCGACGGAGTGAAGGACGAGCTCACCAAGATCGACCCCGAACTCGCGAACAACACGCTGATCCTCCCGGACAAGGCCATGGCCAAGAAGTCGCACGCCTTCCGGTCGCTCACCAGCGCGGAGGAGACGGCGTACGAGGAGAAGTTCGCCAAGCTCATCGGCGCCTGA
- a CDS encoding ABC transporter ATP-binding protein, giving the protein MTDKTAHTGMNTGGGDVRLTGISKTYGPFTAVHPLDLTVPQGSFFALLGASGCGKTTTLRMIAGLEDPTTGTVFLGDKDVTDLPPYKRPVNTVFQSYALFPHMDITENIAFGLRRRGIKSVKKQVDEMLELVQLGDKARHKPHQLSGGQQQRVAVARALINHPQVLLLDEPLGALDLKLRRQMQLELKRIQTEVGITFVHVTHDQEEAMTMADQVAVMNGGRVEQLGAPADLYENPQTTFVANFLGTSNLIEAEVLETGADVVVTAGGGKLRVPGDRCTSAARQGGKVLVGVRPEKISLAHADDAGSIADGRNRVTGRIVDSSFIGVSTQYVVNSPAGAELQVYEQNVDRRAGLLPGAEVVLHWNPAHTFGLDAAQDIDAGVETVEDAS; this is encoded by the coding sequence ATGACTGACAAGACTGCTCACACCGGAATGAACACTGGCGGCGGCGACGTCCGTCTCACCGGGATCAGCAAGACCTACGGCCCCTTCACGGCCGTCCACCCGCTCGACCTGACCGTCCCGCAGGGCTCCTTCTTCGCCCTCCTCGGCGCCTCCGGCTGCGGCAAGACCACCACGCTACGCATGATCGCCGGCCTGGAGGACCCCACCACCGGCACCGTCTTCCTCGGCGACAAGGACGTCACCGACCTCCCGCCGTACAAGCGGCCGGTCAACACCGTCTTCCAGTCCTACGCGCTCTTCCCGCACATGGACATCACCGAGAACATCGCCTTCGGCCTGCGCCGCCGCGGCATCAAGTCGGTGAAGAAGCAGGTCGACGAGATGCTGGAGCTCGTCCAGCTCGGCGACAAGGCCCGGCACAAGCCGCACCAGCTCTCCGGCGGCCAGCAGCAGCGCGTCGCCGTGGCCCGAGCCCTCATCAACCACCCGCAGGTGCTGCTCCTCGACGAGCCGCTCGGCGCCCTCGACCTCAAGCTGCGGCGTCAGATGCAGCTGGAGCTCAAGCGGATCCAGACCGAGGTCGGCATCACCTTCGTGCACGTCACCCACGACCAGGAGGAGGCCATGACCATGGCCGACCAGGTCGCGGTGATGAACGGCGGCCGGGTCGAGCAGCTCGGCGCCCCCGCCGACCTGTACGAGAACCCGCAGACCACCTTCGTCGCCAACTTCCTCGGCACCTCCAACCTCATCGAGGCCGAAGTCCTGGAGACCGGCGCCGATGTCGTCGTGACGGCCGGCGGCGGCAAGCTCCGCGTCCCCGGCGACCGCTGTACCTCCGCCGCCCGCCAGGGCGGCAAGGTGCTCGTGGGCGTCCGCCCCGAGAAGATCTCCCTCGCGCACGCCGACGACGCGGGCTCGATAGCCGACGGGCGCAACCGGGTCACCGGCCGGATCGTCGACTCCTCCTTCATCGGCGTCTCCACCCAGTACGTGGTGAACAGCCCGGCGGGCGCGGAACTCCAGGTGTACGAGCAGAACGTGGACCGGCGCGCGGGGCTCCTCCCCGGCGCGGAGGTCGTCCTGCACTGGAACCCGGCGCACACCTTCGGGCTCGACGCGGCGCAGGACATCGACGCGGGCGTGGAGACGGTGGAGGACGCCTCGTGA
- a CDS encoding ABC transporter permease encodes MTTTLEKAAPPTEEPVLRKPSTRKRLVPYWLLLPGLLWLVVFFALPLVYQASTSVQTGSLEAGFQVTWHFQTYWDAFQEYWPQFVRSLLYAGTATILCLLLGYPLAYLIAFKAGRWRNLLLVLVIAPFFTSFLIRTLAWKTILADDSLVVDALNALHVLDVTSWIGWTEGDRVLATPMAVVCGLTYNFLPFMILPLYTSLERIDGRLHEAAQDLYASPATTFRKVTFPLSMPGVVSGTLLTFIPASGDYVNAELLGSTDTKMVGNVIQSQFLRVLDYPTAAALSFILMAIVLVMVTVYIRRAGTEDLV; translated from the coding sequence GTGACCACGACCCTGGAGAAAGCCGCTCCTCCGACGGAGGAACCGGTTCTGCGCAAGCCCTCCACCCGCAAGCGGCTCGTCCCGTACTGGCTGCTGCTGCCCGGTCTCCTCTGGCTCGTCGTCTTCTTCGCGCTGCCGCTGGTCTACCAGGCATCGACCTCCGTGCAGACCGGCTCCCTCGAAGCCGGTTTCCAGGTCACCTGGCACTTCCAGACCTACTGGGACGCCTTCCAGGAGTACTGGCCGCAGTTCGTCCGCTCCCTGCTGTACGCCGGGACCGCGACGATCCTCTGCCTCCTCCTCGGCTACCCGCTCGCGTACCTGATCGCCTTCAAGGCCGGCCGCTGGCGCAACCTGCTCCTCGTCCTCGTCATCGCGCCCTTCTTCACCAGCTTCCTCATCCGGACGCTGGCCTGGAAGACGATCCTCGCGGACGACAGCCTCGTGGTCGACGCGCTGAACGCCCTGCACGTCCTCGACGTGACCAGCTGGATCGGCTGGACCGAGGGCGACCGCGTCCTCGCCACCCCGATGGCGGTCGTCTGCGGCCTCACGTACAACTTCCTGCCCTTCATGATCCTGCCCCTCTACACCTCCCTGGAGCGGATCGACGGACGTCTGCACGAGGCCGCGCAGGACCTGTACGCCTCCCCGGCGACCACCTTCCGCAAGGTGACCTTCCCGCTGTCGATGCCCGGCGTCGTCTCCGGCACCCTGCTCACCTTCATCCCGGCGAGCGGCGACTACGTCAACGCCGAACTGCTCGGCTCGACCGACACCAAGATGGTCGGCAACGTCATCCAGTCACAGTTCCTGCGGGTCCTCGACTACCCGACGGCCGCCGCGCTCTCCTTCATCCTCATGGCGATCGTGCTGGTCATGGTCACCGTCTACATCCGCCGAGCGGGAACGGAGGACTTGGTCTGA